The Pochonia chlamydosporia 170 chromosome 1, whole genome shotgun sequence genome window below encodes:
- a CDS encoding NADH:ubiquinone oxidoreductase (similar to Metarhizium acridum CQMa 102 XP_007809044.1), which produces MAIIRHSAAPLRAVRCARQPIAMRSFSVSSRRQGGGHGNESQFEPPTGWLWGIKPGEKPEPEGWEWPMYLFCGSLLAAGVALAFKPDTSVSTWALEEARRRLEAEGILPDPSKDKKE; this is translated from the exons ATGGCCATTATTCGACATTCGGCCGCTCCGCTGCGAGCAGTGCGATGCGCTCGCCAACCCATCGCCATGAGATCCTTCTCCGTGTCCTCCCGACGACAAGGCGGCGGCCACGGAAACGAGTCACAATTCGAACCTCCCACCGGCTGGCTCTGGGGTATCAAGCCCGGCGAGAAGCCTGAGCCCGAGGGTTGGGAATGGCCCATGTACCTTTTCTGCGGCAGTTTGCTGGCTGCGGGTGTTGCTCTGGCCTTCAAGCCTGACACTTC TGTATCTACCTGGGCCCTCGAGGAAGCCCGACGGCGGTTAGAAGCTGAGGGTATCCTGCCGGACCCcagcaaggacaagaaggagtaG
- a CDS encoding branched-chain-amino-acid aminotransferase (similar to Aspergillus terreus NIH2624 XP_001215986.1), with protein sequence MLAIEWTQEDGWLDPKITPYQNLSLDPATCVFHYAFECFEGMKAYKDKDGKVRLFRPDKNMARLNKSAARIALPTFEPTSFIELISKFTKLDSRFIPNQRGYSLYLRPTMIGTQKTLGVGPPGSALLYVIASPVGPYYPTGFKAVSLEATDYAVRAWPGGVGDKKLGANYAPCIVPQLQAASRGYQQNLWLFGEEEYVTEVGTMNMFVVLKDKQTGQKELITAPLDGTILEGVTRDSVLALARERLVPEGWKVTERKYTMQELDEASQEGRLVEAFGAGTAAIVSPVRTIAWKGKHVDCGLKENEESGETALRVKDWIEAIQYGEEEHEWSVEVE encoded by the coding sequence ATGCTTGCTATTGAATGGACtcaagaagatggctggCTCGATCCTAAAATCACCCCATACCAGAACCTCTCTCTAGACCCTGCCACCTGTGTCTTCCACTATGCCTTTGAGTGCTTCGAAGGTATGAAGGcctacaaggacaaggacggcAAGGTCCGTCTGTTCCGCCCAGACAAGAACATGGCCCGTCTTAACAAGTCTGCCGCCCGTATTGCTCTTCCCACCTTTGAGCCCACAAGCTTCATCGAGCTCATCAGCAAGTTCACCAAGCTTGACTCACGGTTTATCCCTAACCAGCGAGGCTACTCACTCTACCTGCGACCCACCATGATTGGTACCCAGAAGACACTGGGTGTTGGGCCGCCTGGCTCTGCATTGCTCTATGTTATTGCTTCCCCCGTCGGACCTTACTATCCCACCGGTTTCAAGGCCGTTTCACTTGAGGCCACGGACTACGCTGTCCGAGCCTGGCCTGGCGGTGTCGGCGACAAGAAGCTTGGCGCCAACTATGCGCCTTGCATTGTCCCTCAGCTCCAAGCTGCCAGCCGTGGCTACCAGCAAAACCTGTGGCTCTTCGGTGAAGAGGAGTACGTCACTGAAGTTGGCACTATGAACATGTTTGTTGTCCTCAAGGATAAGCAAACTGGCCAGAAGGAGCTCATCACTGCTCCTCTTGACGGCACCATTTTGGAGGGTGTGACTAGAGACTCTGTCCTAGCGTTGGCCCGTGAGCGTCTTGTGCCTGAGGGCTGGAAGGTCACGGAGCGCAAGTATACCATGCAGGAGCTCGACGAAGCTTCTCAAGAGGGTCGCTTGGTGGAGGCTTTTGGTGCCGGTactgctgccattgtcagCCCTGTCCGAACTATTGCCTGGAAGGGCAAGCACGTTGACTGTGGCTTGAAGGAGAAcgaggagtctggtgagacCGCCCTGCGTGTTAAAGACTGGATAGAGGCTATTCAGTacggtgaagaagagcatgAGTGGAGCGTCGAGGTTGAGTAG
- a CDS encoding SCY1 protein kinase (similar to Coccidioides immitis RS XP_001244761.1), with protein MFSSALKSISATNITANYSVSPNPTSTAGPWKIYDAKKKSTGKAYSVFVFDKKALESHGNSLGRSGASGFKRTVEEVVERLKKEASSLAKLRHPSILELVEPVEDTRGGGLQFVTEAVSASLSSVLQEKDDQERSGGRSSRFVTEDADGVRRRREIEIDELEIQKGLLQVSKALEFLHENAGLVHCNLTPDAVLINAKSDWKISGLSFCSPADNSTKPTSIQGINLGEVLNMDPRLPKFVQLNLDYTSPDFVMDNNLTPAADMFSLGLLSIALYNSPHKSPLESHGSLSSYKRLFSSSSTVPSATNNFLSSHPLPKDLSNHVLPRLITRRPAQRMTAHEFQESEYFDNVLVSTIRFLDSFPAKTPNEKSQFMRGLNKVLPSFPKSVMEKKLLPALLEELKDKDLLSLILQNVFKIIELLPSARRAFGDKVRPALKDIFVVNAKQGQEKDPARDAGLMVFLENVSLAADNSSGKEFKDDILPVILAAIECPTPSIVDAALRMLPSILPVLDFSTIKNELFPVVAMVFSKTNSLAIKVRGLQAFVILCGGSTDAAADDGLNGLIENKKKTSSSSALDKYTMQEKIVPLIKAIKTKEPAVMMAALNVLRIVGENADADFVAMDILPILWSMSLGPLLDLRQFQTFMELIRNLSKRVEDEQTRKLQELSGTTNAGTAGPNEDFLAFGGVTGTTFDSTAGGNEDDFEALVKGKGGMSASSTSNNNGFPSWDDTPSVMASSKATATVKSSSNTPKTPSFSWSTQNPTSPTTTSNPAMGNSQPSFRTVTPDLARFSTLAPSSTQYSQPLQPTQPAQSSFPPPPQTSSTINWSASAAATANPWASPAPNYSNFSSHTPTQSGSSFGGMNTSMSNMSLGQQARPSLGGGGDSRNSSFSLPPPPGSSSSPNTSFSIKPPPAQSSWAAASQKPVGTMGSGSGQNNNSGQKSSGLDKYQSLI; from the exons ATGTTCTCCTCGGCCCTTAAATCCATCTCCGCTACCAACATCACAGCGAACTACTCCGTCTCCCCGAATCCCACTTCCACTGCTGGTCCATGGAAGATCTACGATGCTAAAAAGAAATCCACCGGCAAGGCCTACagtgtctttgtctttgacaagaaGGCCCTAGAATCCCATGGCAACTCTTTGGGCCGGTCCGGTGCCTCCGGCTTCAAGCGCACCGTGGAGGAGGTTGTCGAGCGCCTGAAAAAGGAAGCCTCCAGCTTGGCAAAGCTTCGACACCCCTCGATCCTAGAGCTAGTCGAACCGGTCGAGGATACGAGAGGCGGTGGTTTACAGTTTGTGACCGAGGCTGTATCTGCGTCACTATCTAGTGTACTCCAAGAGAAGGATGATCAAGAGCGTTCTGGAGGGAGGTCCAGCCGGTTTGTCACAGAAGATGCAGATGGGGTTAGAAGGCGGCgggagattgagattgacgagCTGGAAATTCAGAAGGGCCTATTGCAAGTTAGCAAAGCACTTGAATTTCTTCACGAGAACGCCGGTCTTGTCCACtgcaacttgacaccagaTGCAGTCCTAATCAATGCCAAG TCTGACTGGAAGATTAGCGGTCTGTCGTTTTGCAGCCCTGCCGATAACTCGACGAAGCCGACTTCTATCCAGGGCATAAATTTGGGAGAGGTTTTAAACATGGATCCTCGTTTACCGAAATTCGTCCAGCTCAACCTCGATTATACTTCTCCCGACTTCGTCATGGACAATAACCTGACCCCAGCAGCCGATATGTTTTCCCTAGGCTTGCTTTCCATTGCTCTGTACAACTCGCCACACAAATCGCCCCTCGAAAGTCACGGCAGTCTCTCATCGTACAAGAGGCtgttttcatcatcatcgactgTACCGTCGGCAACCAACAACTTTCTGTCGTCTCATCCCTTGCCTAAAGACTTATCAAACCATGTTCTTCCTAGACTGATTACCAGACGACCAGCTCAACGGATGACAGCCCACGAATTTCAAGAAAGCGAGTATTTTGACAATGTTTTAGTATCGACGATACGGTTCCTCGATTCGTTCCCGGCTAAGACTCCAAATGAAAAGTCGCAATTCATGAGGGGATTGAATAAGGTATTGCCGTCTTTTCCAAAGTCTGTGATGGAAAAGAAGCTTCTGCCGGCACTTTTGGAAGagctcaaagacaaggaTCTACTTTCCTTGATTCTTCAAAATGTGTTCAAGATTATTGAACTGCTCCCGTCTGCTCGACGAGCATTTGGGGACAAGGTTCGTCCGGCGTTGAAGGACATCTTCGTGGTCAATGCGAAGCAAGGCCAGGAGAAAGACCCAGCTCGAGATGCTggattgatggtgtttctggAGAACGTGTCACTCGCGGCTGACAATTCCTCCGGCAAGGAGTTCAAGGACG ATATCCTTCCAGTAATATTGGCTGCTATCGAGTGTCCTACGCCTTCAATCGTAGACGCCGCACTTAGAATGCTGCCGTCGATCCTGCCCGTCCTCGACTTCAGCACCATCAAGAACGAACTCTTCCCAGTGGTGGCCATGGTCTTTAGTAAAACAAACAGTCTGGCAATCAAAGTGCGCGGCTTGCAAGCGTTTGTCATTCTTTGCGGCGGTTCGACTGACGCAGCAGCCGACGACGGGCTCAACGGACTAATTGAGAATAAAAAGAAGACATCCTCGTCTAGCGCATTGGACAAGTATACCATGCAGGAGAAGATTGTCCCTCTAATCAAGGCTATCAAAACAAAGGAGCCAGCTGTCATGATGGCAGCACTCAATGTGCTGCGCATAGTAGGCGAAAATGCAGATGCCGACTTTGTAGCAATGGACATTCTGCCTATTCTGTGGAGCATGAGTCTTGGACCGCTGCTCGACCTGCGCCAGTTCCAGACATTCATGGAACTAATCAGAAATCTATCCAAGAGGGTTGAGGATGAACAAACCAGGAAACTACAGGAGTTGTCTGGCACGACAAACGCAGGCACCGCAGGTCCCAACGAAGACTTTCTCGCATTCGGCGGCGTCACAGGCACCACATTTGATAGCACCGCAGGCGGAAACGAGGATGATTTTGAAGCTCTCGTgaaaggcaaaggcggcatgtcagcatcatcaaccagcaaTAACAACGGCTTCCCCAGCTGGGATGACACTCCGTCTGTCATGGCATCCTCCAAGGCCACCGCCACCGTCAAGAGTTCATCTAACACGCCAAAGACACCATCCTTCTCATGGTCAACGCAAAACCCTACCAGCCCTACCACAACATCCAATCCCGCCATGGGCAACAGCCAACCTAGTTTCCGTACCGTCACCCCCGACCTCGCTCGATTCAGCACCCTCGCCCCATCATCAACCCAATACAGCCAGCCGCTGCAGCCAACCCAGCCGGCACAATCATCCTTcccgcctcctccgcaaACCTCTTCAACAATCAACTGGTCTGCCTCCGCAGCCGCAACCGCCAACCCATGGGCTTCACCCGCACCAAACTACTCCAACTTTTCCAGCCACACGCCCACCCAATCAGGCTCCAGCTTCGGCGGCATGAacacatccatgtccaacatgtcCCTTGGACAACAGGCACGCCCTTCactcggcggcggcggtgacTCACGGAACTCTTCGTTCTCGCTGCCTCCCCCTCCAGGCAGCAGTTCCTCGCCCAATACGTCGTTTAGTATCAAGCCGCCTCCTGCACAGAGTAGCTGGGCCGCAGCAAGTCAGAAACCTGTGGGAACGATGGGTTCGGGCTCAGGTCAGAATAACAATAGTGGTCAAAAGTCGTCTGGGTTAGATAAGTATCAGAGTTTGATTTAG